In Mangifera indica cultivar Alphonso chromosome 1, CATAS_Mindica_2.1, whole genome shotgun sequence, a single genomic region encodes these proteins:
- the LOC123216735 gene encoding malate dehydrogenase, mitochondrial-like, whose protein sequence is MRFLLFRSVKTLAMKSAASRGFTSESVPDRKVAILGAAGGIGQPLALLMKLNPLVSRLALYDIANTPGVAADVSHINTRSEVAGYVGDDQLGQALEGSDVVIIPAGVPRKPGMTRDDLFNINAGIVKSLCSAIAKYCPHAIVNMISNPVNSTVPIAAEVFKKAGTYDEKKLFGVTTLDVVRAKTFYAAKANVNIADVNVPVVGGHAGITILPLFSQATPKANLPEEDIKALTKRTQDGGTEVVEAKAGKGSATLSMAYAGALFADACLKGLNGVPEVVECSFVQSTVTELPFFASKVRLGKNGVEEVLGLGSLSDHEKEGLEKLKPELKASIEKGIKFANDN, encoded by the exons ATGAGATTCCTCCTTTTTCGATCCGTCAAAACCTTGGCGATGAAGTCCGCCGCCTCCCGTGGCTTCACCTCGGAGTCCGTCCCCGACCGCAAGGTTGCCATCCTTGGCGCCGCTGGAGGGATCGGTCAACCCCTTGCTCTTCTCATGAAGCTCAACCCTCTTGTCTCCAGGCTCGCTCTCTATGATATCGCCAACACCCCGGGTGTTGCTGCGGATGTCAGTCATATCAACACCAGATCTGAG GTTGCAGGTTATGTCGGTGATGATCAGCTTGGACAAGCTTTGGAGGGATCAGATGTTGTCATCATTCCTGCTGGTGTGCCCAGGAAGCCCGGCATGACACGTGATGATCTTTTTAACATTAATGCTGGAATAGTCAAGTCCCTGTGCTCTGCAATTGCCAAGTATTGTCCTCAT GCAATTGTTAACATGATTAGCAACCCTGTGAACTCAACTGTTCCTATTGCAGCTGAGGTTTTTAAGAAAGCAGGGACTTATGATGAGAAGAAGTTGTTTGGTGTGACAACCCTTGACGTGGTTAGGGCTAAGACTTTTTATGCTGCAAAGGCTAATGTAAACATTGCAG ACGTTAATGTCCCAGTTGTTGGCGGCCATGCTGGCATCACAATTCTCCCACTATTTTCTCAG gcCACACCAAAAGCAAATTTGCCAGAAGAAGATATTAAGGCCCTTACTAAAAGAACACAAGATGGAGGAACTGAAGTTGTGGAAGCCAAGGCTGGAAAGGGTTCGGCAACTTTGTCAATGGC TTATGCAGGAGCCCTCTTTGCTGATGCTTGCTTGAAGGGACTTAATGGCGTACCAGAAGTAGTGGAATGTTCATTTGTGCAGTCAACTGTCACTGAGCTTCCCTTCTTTGCTTCTAAG GTGAGGCTTGGCAAGAATGGTGTGGAAGAAGTTCTGGGATTGGGTTCCCTCTCTGACCATGAAAAGGAGGGCTTGGAGAAACTGAAGCCCGAACTCAAGGCATCTATTGAGAAGGGAATAAAGTTTGCCAATGACAATTGA
- the LOC123219282 gene encoding UBP1-associated protein 2C-like, protein MDPTKKRKLDENGAPTAEIDSANILNPHDSRKIVERLTTDQLLDILSAAVTRHPDVLEAVRSIADADPTQRKLFIRGLGWDTTAESLRNNFSVYGELEEAVVILDKATGKSKGYGFITFKHIDGAMLALKEPSKKIDGRVTVTNLAVAGNSANSTNNPVDVSLRKIFVGNVPNDMSADKLLAHFSCYGEIEEGPLGFDKQTGKPKGFALFVYKTAEGAQAALVDPIKTVEGKQLNCRLADNKKAKGPDGIPPGGPGNVNVNHGDGMGMVPPSAGGSMPGSYGGLGGHGSYGPYSGAPPLGHHVNSSLGGPGQVPSSLGGVAAGGYGAGLGGPYSGYAGPGSAGYGGLAGAAGSGGLGGGSSLYRLPPSSVGMPSAGYPEGGQYNLSSTSSAYPSQHPQATGTSPVPRIPPMYPNVPPYY, encoded by the coding sequence ATGGACCCAACCAAGAAGCGCAAACTCGATGAAAACGGCGCCCCAACTGCTGAAATTGACTCTGCCAACATTCTTAATCCCCATGATTCTCGCAAGATCGTCGAACGCCTAACCACTGATCAACTGCTCGATATTCTTTCCGCCGCTGTTACTCGCCACCCGGATGTCCTAGAAGCTGTCCGATCTATTGCAGATGCTGACCCCACTCAACGTAAGCTTTTCATCCGTGGCCTCGGCTGGGACACCACCGCCGAGAGCCTCCGTAACAATTTCTCCGTTTATGGAGAGCTTGAGGAAGCCGTGGTTATCCTCGACAAAGCCACCGGAAAATCCAAAGGGTATGGCTTTATCACGTTCAAGCACATTGACGGCGCCATGCTCGCTCTTAAAGAGCCTAGTAAGAAAATTGACGGACGCGTGACGGTTACGAATCTCGCAGTTGCTGGAAATTCAGCGAATAGTACTAACAATCCTGTGGATGTGTCGTTGAGGAAGATATTTGTCGGGAATGTACCAAACGACATGTCGGCTGACAAATTGCTTGCACATTTTTCTTGTTACGGAGAGATTGAAGAGGGTCCGTTAGGGTTTGATAAACAGACGGGGAAACCAAAGGGATTtgctttgtttgtttataaGACGGCGGAAGGGGCTCAAGCTGCGCTTGTGGATCCGATAAAGACTGTGGAGGGGAAACAATTGAATTGTAGATTGGCTGATAATAAGAAGGCAAAGGGTCCTGATGGAATTCCCCCTGGTGGGCCCGGGAATGTTAATGTTAATCATGGCGATGGGATGGGGATGGTTCCGCCTTCTGCCGGAGGATCCATGCCCGGTTCCTATGGTGGACTCGGTGGACATGGGTCGTACGGCCCCTATTCAGGTGCGCCACCCTTGGGTCATCATGTGAACTCTTCTTTAGGAGGACCAGGACAGGTGCCCTCGTCTTTGGGAGGTGTTGCTGCTGGTGGTTATGGTGCTGGGTTGGGTGGGCCATATAGCGGTTATGCTGGGCCAGGCTCGGCTGGTTATGGAGGTCTTGCTGGTGCTGCGGGTAGTGGTGGATTGGGAGGTGGTTCTTCCTTGTACAGGTTGCCACCAAGTTCGGTTGGAATGCCTTCTGCTGGGTATCCTGAAGGTGGGCAGTACAACTTGTCATCTACATCCTCTGCTTATCCTAGTCAGCATCCTCAGGCAACCGGAACATCCCCTGTGCCTAGGATTCCTCCTATGTATCCCAATGTTCCTCCTTATTACTGA
- the LOC123226413 gene encoding UDP-glycosyltransferase 72E1-like: MPITKPHVVILASPGLGLLIPILELGRRLAQLNLQVTVFAAATDSSDRISQQIDSQDTDLVEVVVLPPVEISGLVPPNAILPAKILAIMHESLPLLRSAFSAMTTCPKALIVDVFGIDALAIANEFEMLKYVFVASNARLFSISVYAAEVDREVLEEHVNQQQPLKIPGCSPLRFEDTLEPLKDPNGPAFHGFVGLAMAAATSDGVLINTWEDLEPTTLRALRDSKLLGGTFKAPIYPIGPVSRPTGSSISENRILKWLDDQPTESVIYVSFGSGGTLSAKQTIELAWGLELSQQRFIWVIRPPSESDASGLFFSSGKKSSSFQDYLPEGFLTRTQKVGLVVPMWAPQSEILEHSSVGGFLSHCGWNSVVESITNEVAIIGWPLYAEQKMNATMLTEEMGVAVKSKELACQSIVGREEIERMVRKVLVDKESHGLKKKVKELKFSGEKALSNGGSSYDSLSKVAGRVSGRNE; the protein is encoded by the coding sequence ATGCCAATCACAAAACCACATGTAGTCATACTTGCAAGCCCGGGATTGGGGCTTCTTATTCCGATTCTTGAGCTTGGGAGACGCCTTGCCCAGCTTAACCTCCAAGTCACGGTTTTTGCTGCGGCGACTGACTCTTCTGACCGGATATCACAACAGATTGATTCACAAGATACAGATTTAGTTGAAGTTGTTGTACTCCCGCCAGTGGAAATTTCTGGCCTTGTCCCTCCGAATGCAATTCTACCAGCAAAGATTTTGGCTATCATGCATGAGTCTTTACCACTCCTCCGATCAGCGTTTTCTGCAATGACAACATGTCCAAAGGCTCTGATTGTCGACGTCTTTGGAATTGACGCTTTGGCAATTGCAAACGAGTTTGAGATGTTGAAGTACGTATTCGTTGCTTCTAATGCAAGGCTTTTTTCGATTTCTGTTTATGCTGCAGAAGTTGATAGAGAGGTGTTAGAAGAACATGTTAACCAGCAGCAACCACTAAAAATTCCTGGTTGCTCTCCTCTCCGATTCGAGGATACCTTGGAGCCCTTGAAGGATCCTAATGGTCCCGCATTTCATGGATTTGTTGGCCTGGCAATGGCGGCAGCAACATCAGACGGAGTTCTGATAAACACGTGGGAGGATTTGGAGCCCACAACTCTTAGAGCCCTGAGAGATTCTAAATTGTTAGGAGGGACCTTCAAGGCACCAATTTATCCTATTGGCCCAGTGTCAAGGCCGACTGGATCATCGATTTCGGAAAATAGAATACTGAAATGGTTGGACGATCAACCTACAGAATCAGTGATATATGTGTCGTTTGGAAGCGGAGGAACATTATCCGCAAAACAAACTATAGAGCTGGCATGGGGTTTGGAGCTGAGCCAACAAAGATTTATTTGGGTGATACGTCCCCCATCAGAGAGTGATGCTTCAGGATTGTTTTTCTCTTCAGGGAAAAAGTCTTCCAGTTTCCAGGATTACTTACCAGAAGGGTTTTTGACTCGGACCCAGAAGGTAGGCCTGGTGGTTCCGATGTGGGCTCCTCAATCCGAAATCCTGGAACATTCATCTGTTGGTGGATTTTTATCACACTGCGGATGGAATTCAGTGGTTGAAAGTATAACAAACGAGGTAGCAATCATCGGATGGCCACTGTATGCAGAGCAAAAGATGAATGCGACGATGCTGACGGAGGAGATGGGGGTGGCAGTGAAATCCAAGGAGTTGGCGTGTCAAAGTATAGTGGGGAGAGAAGAGATAGAGAGGATGGTTAGAAAGGTTTTGGTGGATAAAGAAAGCCATGGATTAAAAAAGAAGGtgaaggaattaaaatttagtgGTGAAAAAGCTTTGAGTAACGGTGGCTCCTCCTATGATTCACTCTCCAAAGTAGCCGGCAGAGTTTCCGGCAGAAATGAATGA